A genomic segment from Juglans regia cultivar Chandler chromosome 14, Walnut 2.0, whole genome shotgun sequence encodes:
- the LOC109000563 gene encoding zinc finger protein ZAT4-like, translating into MDIDGQENQFEGENHVPIEEMEKLKELTFWGTILDNDDDQDGKPKAIKESRQDTDHHLDLRICDLCGKTFSGGKALGGHRRSHFQTKKAVGFSKNIKKRDVAGADLRMDYEMINGNRCRICNKDFPSMQSLFGHMRSHPERSWRGIQPPILPSRRNSISSSSTSDSVDDDHNITSTDKRMAPNVDLLKSLSNWSQTERRGRGNIGSAWAAEIIMSFSREKDSPIPKHSVSCMDQRVDPSAVVVLEERRMKKLKTVSCTDQRVDPSAVVEEQRMTNLKIHGSGTSGRKEDEEKKIAEGGMPDKPSKDRYQIGQKKMNKKKILKCWEETLMRNSDMEEDVDHDLIDRTQKAVPYSCYECSDCGKSFPTFQALGGHRSSHNKDKMQKSNASLHEAAPARDQEKTSANINHRSWPYRTGGVAETPLNKGASPAEAKSTQSAAKIASPKEASTSTDQSGVRRLTMGFDLNKPHFMEDLEDV; encoded by the coding sequence ATGGATATTGATGGACAGGAAAACCAGTTTGAAGGAGAGAATCACGTACCTATTGAAGAGATGGAGAAGTTGAAGGAGCTCACTTTTTGGGGAACGATATTGGATAACGATGATGATCAAGATGGAAAGCCAAAGGCCATAAAAGAAAGCCGTCAAGATACTGATCATCATCTAGACCTTCGTATCTGTGACCTTTGTGGCAAAACATTCAGTGGTGGAAAGGCTTTGGGAGGTCACAGAAGATCACACTTTCAGACTAAGAAAGCTGTGGGGTTCTCAAAGAACATCAAGAAAAGAGACGTAGCAGGTGCTGATTTGAGAATGGATTATGAAATGATCAATGGTAATCGATGCCGCATATGCAACAAGGATTTTCCATCAATGCAATCGTTGTTCGGGCACATGAGGTCTCATCCTGAAAGGAGTTGGAGGGGGATTCAGCCTCCTATACTTCCGTCAAGAAGAAACAGTATTTCTAGCTCAAGCACATCAGATTCTGTGGATGATGATCACAATATAACTTCTACAGATAAACGTATGGCACCCAATGTTGATCTCTTGAAGTCTCTGTCCAACTGGTCTCAGACTGAGAGAAGAGGGCGGGGAAACATTGGTAGCGCTTGGGCTGCTGAGATTATCATGTCTTTTTCTAGAGAAAAAGATTCACCTATTCCCAAACATTCAGTCTCGTGCATGGATCAAAGAGTTGATCCTTctgcagtagtagtactagagGAACGAAGGATGAAGAAACTTAAGACAGTCTCGTGCACGGATCAAAGAGTTGATCCTTCTGCAGTGGTAGAGGAACAAAGGATGACGAATCTTAAGATCCATGGAAGTGGTACTTCCGGCAgaaaggaagatgaagagaagaagatTGCTGAAGGTGGGATGCCAGATAAACCCTCTAAAGATAGGTATCAGATTGGTCAAAAGAAGATGAACAAGAAGAAAATCTTGAAGTGTTGGGAAGAGACGTTGATGAGGAATTCAGACATGGAGGAAGACGTTGATCATGACTTGATTGATAGAACTCAGAAGGCCGTGCCATACTCATGTTATGAATGCAGTGATTGTGGTAAATCCTTCCCCACTTTTCAAGCCTTGGGTGGTCACAGATCCAGCCACAACAAAGATAAGATGCAAAAATCAAATGCATCATTACATGAAGCTGCTCCAGCTAGGGATCAGGAGAAAACCAGTGCCAATATTAATCATAGATCATGGCCGTATCGGACAGGAGGAGTTGCCGAAACTCCATTGAATAAAGGAGCATCACCAGCAGAAGCCAAGAGTACCCAGTCTGCTGCAAAAATAGCATCCCCAAAAGAAGCCAGTACTAGTACTGATCAGAGTGGTGTGAGAAGATTAACAATGGGTTTTGATCTTAATAAACCTCATTTTATGGAGGATCTTGAAGATGTTTGA